A region of the Geomonas subterranea genome:
AGTCCGAAGTTGCGGTCGAATTCCATGGCGGCCAGGCGGGTTTGATAGGAGGAGACGGTCTCACGCTGCAGGTTCAGCTGGATCGAGGTGGAACTTCTGAGGTCGCTTTCGCTGGGCACGGTGTAGCGCCCGGCGAACCCCTGCAGACGCTCGGCCACATAGAGGCTCAGGTCGAGGTCGTTACCCTCGTGGGCGAGGTTGAGGTCGCGGTAGTGCACCGAGAGCCTCCCCCCGGTGTCGGTGCCGTAGCCGACGCCGGGTCGCAGGGTGCGCCGGGGCGCGCTGGTGAGGCGAACCAGGACCGGTACCTTGTGCTCCTTCGCCTCCTCGCGCTGCGGCGTCACCACCACCTGCCGGAAGCGCTCCGAGTTGGCGAAGTTCAGCTGAGTCTCCCCGAGCTTCGCATAGGAGAACGGATCCCCCTCCTTGAAGGCGATGAACCGCTTCAAAAAGGTATCGGGATAGTCGCCTGCCCCTTCGATGTGGGTGCCGTCGAAGAAGTAGCGGGCACCGGTATTGAGGGTGAGGAGGATGCGGGCCGTGGCGAGGTCTGGTGAGATGCGGATCTCGTGGCGGGGGAAGTCGGCGTCGAGGTAGCCAAGGTTCTGGGCCTGCGCCTGGAGGGCGCTCTTGCCCCGCTCGTAGTCGGTCTGCAGCAGCACCCGGCCGGCTGCCAGCGGGAAGGATGCGGCCTGGCGGCGCATCTCCTTCTGCTCCGCCCCTTCCCCCTCGAGTTTGAGGTCCACCTCGACCACGCGTACCGGTTCGCCGGGGTCGACCACCACCTCCACCCGGCTCTTCTCCCCCTCTTCCCGCACCGCGGCAACAACCTTGGCCCGGTAGAAGCCGTAAGGCTGCAGGGCCGTGCGGGCCTTTTCCGGCGCCTGCCTGGCGAACCGGTCCAGCCAGAGCCGGTCGACCTTGCCGTCGCGCACCAGTCCGTGCGGCAACTCCAGCGCCCGGCGGACGTTGTCCAGCGCGTCCCCCTCGACGCCGGAAACGTCGACCAGCACCGGCTCCTTGGCGCAAAGCGGCGCGGCGTGGCAGAGGAGCCAGGCGGCACAGACTGCGAGGCGGAGGTATGTGACGAGGGTTCTCGGCATGGGCACCACGAGCGGCGCGGCTTCCGGCTGCGCCATGCCCTGCCGGCAACAGGATGGCGAGATGGGAGCGGCCTAACTTTCAGAAAAAGGAATTCCTGAAGTTTACCATGCAACGTCGGGATGTTATCTTTTTCAGGACAATATCGGCAACTAATTCGCGGCACGGGGTCAAAACAATGACAACAGCGGCCCGCGCTGTGTCTGCCTCCGCACTACCGCGGCTGGATAATGTCCATCACCGTTGAAGTTACGTCCTCACGCGGCCTGCAACATGGCTGTTCCTGAGATACCGTTGAGCTAACGGGTCAAGCGGCCGTTATCTCCTGCCAGAGGCCAAAACAACTGTCCCAGTCTGCGGCAGTCCAACTCTGATATAATGTCAGCAGCAGAAATCCCGGTAGTTCACGAGGTAGGCCATGCAGCCAAACGAGACGCACGAGGAAGAGACGCCGCGCATCCGGCAGATGATTATTGAGGACCTGCCGGAAGTGTTCCACATCGGCGAGGAGGTCTTCACAGCCGAATATTCGCAAAGCCTCTACCGCACCTGGGACGAGTACGAGATCACCACGCTGTTCAACTCGGACAACGAGCTCTGCATCGTCGCCGAGCATGACGACCGCATCCTCGGCTTCGCCCTCGGCACCACCGTGAAAAAGCATCACTCGCCCTGGAAATACGGCTACCTGGTGTGGCTCGGGGTGCGTCGCGAACTGCAAAAGCTGCAGGTCGGGGCACGGCTGTTCAAGGAACTGAAAAGGCGCTTCAAGGAACAGGGGGTACGCATGATCATCATCGACACCTCGGCCGACAACGCGCCGGCCATCCGGTTCTTCAAGAAGCACGGTTTCGACAACGTGCAGGAACACCTCTACATGACGCTCAACCTCTCCAAGCGGCACAAGAAAAAACCGGTGAAGAAATCATGAGCGGCCGCCTCGAAGAGGTCATGGCCGCCATCGACCCGGCCCGGCTCAAAGCTACCCTCAGCGACCTGCTCGACATCTACTCACCCTCGGGGAAGGAAGAGGACATCCAGCTCTACCTGGAGGACCTTCTCTCCCGGGCCGGCTTTTCGGTGGAGCGCCAGGAGGTCGAGGAGGAACGCTACAACCTGCGGGTCACCATGGGGGAGGACGAGCCGAGGCTCTACCTTGTGGGGCACGTGGACACGGTTCCCGCCTGGGACTTGGAGGAGTTCGGGGCGCGCGAGGAAGGGGAGATGGTCCGGGGGCTGGGGAGCGCCGACATGAAGGGTGGCTGCGCCGCCATGGTGGAGACGTGGCTCGCCCTGGCGCAGGCGCTCAAACCGGGGCGGCGCCCAAGCGTCGGGCTTTTGCTGGTGGTGGGCGAGGAGGAAAACGGCGACGGCAGCGCCGCCTTCCTGAAGGATGTCCGCGCCCCCTGGGCCGTGATCGGCGAGCCCACCAGCCTTTCCGCCTGCTTCGCGCACTTCGGCTACCTGGAGGCAGGCTTCGTGACGCGGGGGGTGAGGAGCCACTCGTCTCTCCCGGAACTTGGGCACAACGCGGTCGAGTCGATGCTGCGGGTGCTTTTGCACCTGGGCAAGGACTCCCTGTTCAAGCGGGGGGAGTCGGAGATCGTGTACTCGATCCGCGAGATGCGCTCCTCGCAGAAGGGGTTCGTGGTGCCGGACCGTTGCGAGGCGTGGATCGACCTGCACCTCCCCCCCGAGCGCGACCCGGACTCCGTGGAGCAGGCGATCCGCCGCATCATCGCCGGCGCGGGCCAGTTCATCCCCGGGCTCGACCTCTCGGTCGCCTTCGACTTCGCCTCCGCCGGTTACAACCTCGGCACCGACAACGCGCTGGCGCGCATCCTGGAACAGACCTACCAGCGCCTCGGGCTCACCCTCAAATTCGAGGCCTTCCGTTCCCACTCCGACGGCAACCTGTTCCACGCGGCGGGATGCCGCCCGCTCATCCTGGGGCCGGGCGCACTGGAGATCTCCCACACCCCCGAAGAACAGGTGAGTTTCGCGGAGGTGCTGGCGGCGGCGAGGATATACGCGGCGCTGTGCCTTGGGATGGACCAGTACGCGGGGCTCGCCCTGGAGCGCCGGGGGGCGCTGAACTGCTTCGACCGGCAGGCGAGCTGGGTGGGGTGCGTGACGGGAGGGAGAAGCTAGTAGCCGATGCTATTGCTCATCCCCTTGTGGCAGCGTCTGCAGTCGTTCATGGGGAAGGAGACCAGCATGTGGCAGGCACCGCAGAAGTTGCCGTAGATATTGGTTTCCATGGTGAAGGCGGTGGTCGACTTCATCTTGATGTTGAAGATGTCGGGGTGGCAGCTGGAGCAGTCCAGCTCGGCGAAGTGCTCCTGGTGGGAGAAGCTCACGTCGCTTCTGGGCGAGGCGGTGCCGAGCTTGAGCGGCTGCTTCAGCTTGTCCGGGAAGGGGAGCGCGATCTCGCCGTTGATGGAGTTCATGGGGCGGATGCTCCCGTCGCGGTAGGCGGCGGCCCAGTCGATGCCGTTGCCGAAGCTGGCGAGGGGGAGCCCCTCGGCGAACTCCTCGAAGCGCTTGTCCAGGTCCCTGGTGTTCTCCATGTGGCAGCGGTGGCACTGGGCATCCGCCTTCTGCACGCCGAAGGCGGTGGTGCCGTTGTGGCAGACGCCGCAAAACTTCCCCTTGGTGTAGAGGGCGCGGGTGATGCCGGTGTCGCCGCGCTTCATCCCGAAGTTGAGCTCCAGGTGGCATACCCGGCAGGTGTAGCGGGCGCGGTGCACCCAGTGCGGGAAGACCACCGGCGCCATCCCCGCCTCCTTGGCGCGCGTGCGCATGGTGACGTTGCCGAACTTCGCGAAGGGACCGTTGGGGGGAATGGTCTTCAGCACCTTGGCGAGCTCACTGCGGTCCATGGCGGAGCCGCCCGAACTCATCACGAGCACCAGGGCGCACGCCGGCACCGCACGCGACAGCACCCTCATCCCCTTCCGCATTATCCCCGAATCCATCCTGGCACTCCCCCTACACCGGGCAGGCCTACTTGGCCTGGTTGTTCTGCTTGTACTCCAGCATGTACGCGTACAGGTTGCGGCACAGCGAAAGCCGCTTCAGGTAGACCTTGCGCACCGACTCCTCCTGGGTCTCGATCACCTTGCGCAGCGCGTCGCACCTGTCCAGCAGGTCGCGCAGTTCCTGCACCGACATGGCCATCGCCTGGTTGCTCCTGGCGCAGGTATCGTCGAAGGTCGCCTGCCAGGCCTCCTCGGCGCGGACCGGCTGCGCCAGGGCCAAGGCCAGAAGGGCAGCCGCGATCACGCCTTTCATCGTCACGAAGCTCATCGCTCCCCCCTAGACCGGCTTTGAATGGCAGCGCTTGCAGTCGCTTTGCGGGAAGGCCACCTTGTCGTGGCAGACACCGCAGTACCTGCCGTCGAAAAGGTCGATCATGGAGTACTTGGTCGCCCCCTTCTTGATGCCGACGAAGATGTCGGGGTGGCAGACCTCGCAGCCGTTCCATACCGTGTGCTTTTGATGCGAGAAGATGATGTCCGGCATCCCGTCCACCTTCCCCTTCAACGCGAAGTCCTTCTGGACCTTCATCGAGCTCTTCTTGAAGGAGACCCCCTCCAGGGAGTCGATCAGCTTCAGCTGGCCGGTCTCCTCGGCTTTCTCCCAGTTGATCCCGTTGCCGAACGTCTCGCGGGGCATCTTCTCCTGCAAGCGGTAGAAGGCCTCTTCCTTGGCCGGGTCCTTCTCCAGGGCGTGGCACTTGACGCAGCGCTTGTACTCCTCCCTGGTGTAGCTGGTGGCGCAGGAATCGAAGATCTTCACCTTGTTGATGGTCGAGGAGCCGTTATGGCAGACACCGCAGAAGAAGCGCTTGCTGTTGTCGACGGCGCGGATCTGGGTGGAATTGGCGGTCATGCCGAAACCGATGTCCACATGGCACAGCCGGCAGGTGTAATTCTTGCGGTGCACCCAGTGGTCGAAAACGACCGGCGCCATCCCGGCCTGCTGAGAGAAGTTGCTGATGGTCACGCTCCCGAAGTCCTGCGGCAGAGGCTTCTTTTTCTTGGTCCCGGCACCCCAAAGCACACCGGCGCCGCAAAAGAGGATCAGACCAACTAGAAAAAGTCGTTTCATAGCACTCCCTCCCGGTCATCCCTGACAGCTGGGAAGACATGATTATCATCGCTAAATGTGAATAATCTATTTCAAAAACATCAATATGACAAGGCTTATTTTTACTGAGTGTTCACGAAAATCACCCAATCTGTCAGGAGCGATCCGAGCCACAGTGTGATCCAGCTCACCGAAGAACCGCATGGAGCTTGCCTTCACGGAAAGTTCTGGAGTAAGCTCTGCCATCATCTCTACCAGAAGGCGGTACACCGTGTTTCGAGTTTCACCCCCCGTTCTCGCAGTAACCCTGATGCTGTTCCTTTTGTTCCCCTTGACCTGCCGGGCGGAGACCGTCAAGACCGGTGCCCAGGTCCTGAGCGAGCAGGGTTTCCTCCCGTTGCAGGGAAAGCGCTTCGCCCTGGTCACCAACCAGTCCGCCATGGTGGGGGATACCCACCTCCTTGCGCTGATGGAGCAAAAAGGGGTGAAGCCGGCCCTGATCTTCTCACCCGAGCACGGCCTCAAGGGGAAGGCGGAGGACGGCGTCAAGCTGGCCGATGACGTATCCGCGCCCGTGCCGGTGAAGAGCCTGTACGGCGCCAGCAAGAAGCCGCGCCCGGACGACTTGAACGGGATCGACCTGATGGTGTTCGACATCCAGGATGCCGGGGCGCGATTCTACACCTACATATCCACCATGGGACTCGCCATGCAGGCCGCGGCCGAGGCCGGCATCCCGTTCATGGTGCTCGACCGCCCCAACCCGCTGGGGGGCGATTACGTCGCCGGATTCGTGAGGGAGCAGATCCCGGGGAGTTTCACCTCGCTCTACCCCATTCCGCTGGCGCACGGGCTGACGGTCGGGGAACTGGCGGGAATGATCAAGGGAGAGCGGATGCTGCCGGACCTGGAGAAACTGGACCTGCGGGTGGTGCGCATGCAGGGGTGGCAGCGGGAGATGCGCTGGCAGGACACGGGACTTGCCTGGGTTGCGACCAGCCCGAACCTTGCCGCCATAGAATCGGTGCTGCTCTACCCGGGGACCGGCCTCCTGGAGGGGACGGGTGCCTCGGAAGGGCGGGGCAGCACGAGGCCCTTCCAGATCGCCGGGTGGCCCGGCATCGACGCCAAGGCGCTGGCCCTGCGCCTTAACGAGGCACAGCTCCCGGGATTGCGGTTCGACCCGTTGCAGTTCACCCCGGTCCGGCTCCCGGGCGTCTCGAGCGCGCCCAAGTACCGCGACCGGGAGGTGGCGGGGGTGAGCATCGAGATCACCGACTACCGCAAGGTACTGCCGGTAGAGACGGGGGTGGCCCTTCTCGCCGCCCTGCAGGCGGCGCTTCCCGAGAAATCCCGCGCCCTGTTCTTCCGTGGGGGCATCGACGACATGGCGGGCTCACCGCAGTTGCGCAAGGGGCTGCAGGACGGCGAGGCCGCGACGGCCATCGAGGCCCGCTGGACCCCGGGGGTGAAACGGTTCCTGGAGCAGCGCAAGCCCTACCTGCTTTACTGATCCATCGGCACGGTTCAGCCCACGAAAAAAGCAAATACCCCCCTCCTCCCCCCTTCGCCAAGGGGGGTACGCGGGTTCACGTGCATCGCGTGGCGGGCAACAACATCCAGGTTGCCGCAATTTTCGAAGCCCCCCATTTCAGCTCACCGGGGGGCGACTCTCCACCGCACCCGATCTTCCCGAAGCTCCACATGAACCAACACGGATCGCTTTAGAGCCAAAAAGAAGGGGTACCCTCTCGGATACCCCCGGTGCACCTCTCATCGGTATCGGCCGCTAAAAAACACCGATCACATGGCAGAAGGGAACAGCGTTGCCTGCGGCGCCGTTCTGGCACAGGTCCGGCCCTAGCCCGGCCTGCGCACTTCTGTGCCCCGGCATCCCTTCCATGTCAACGCTGTCACCTTATCGCCAGGGTTGCGCGCGACTTGAGGTTTTTTATGCAGAGACACATCACAACTTCGCTCCGGCGCTCATTCGTGGCAAAAAATCCTCAATTTACAGACAAAAGTGCCGATATGAGATGGCGATGGAAAGAACGAGGCAACCGCGCCTCTAGATGAGGAACCACACATGAAACACAAAAACAGGCTGTCCTTTCAAACAAAGCTCCTCCTGTTGGTGCTGGTAAGCTGCTGCGTACTGGGAGCCCCGACCGGTCTGACTGTGATGAAGCAGTTTTATGACCTCACTGCCAGGTTCAACGAGTCCTACCGTGAATCCCTCTACATCAACTCCGACCTCCTGGCCAAGGCCGAGGTACAGACCGCGGTCAGCCTGCTGCAGGAAATCAGCGACCGCCAGCAAAAGGGGGAGATCACTGCGGACGATGCGAAAAAGCAGGGGGCTGACCTGCTCAGGGGGCTCAAGTTCGGCAAGGACGGCTATTTCTGGGCCGACACCTCCGACGGCACCAACGTGGTGCTGCTTGGCAAACCCGCCGAAGGGAAGAACCGCATGAACCTCCAGGACGCCAAGGGCAAATACCTGATCCGGGAGATCATCCAGAAGGGAAAACTGCCAGGTGGCGGTTTCACCGACTACCATTTCCCGCGACCGGGTAGTGACGCCCCCGCACCCAAGCGCGGCTACTCCCTCTACTTCGCCCCCTTCGACTGGGTGGTCGGCACCGGCACCTACGTCGACGACCTGGACATCCTCGTGGCCAAGGCCGCCGACGCGAACAAGCAGCTCATCATGAAGGACGTCTACCTGGTGGTGGCGCTTACCATGGTGATCCTGGCAGCGATCTGCCTGGTGGCGGTCCTGGTGGTGCGCCGGCTGATCGCGCATATCGGCACCGAGCCGGAGGAACTGGAGGAAATCGCTCAGCAGGTGGCGGCGGGGGACCTTACCGTGCGGCTGGAGCCGGGGAGGACCGGCATCTACGAGGCGATGCGGCGCATGGTCGAAGGACTCAGGGAGGTGATGGAGAAGGTGAACCGCAGCGCCCTCGACGTCTCTGCCGCCGCGGGCGAGCTCAACGCCAACGCGCGCTCCATGGCGGATGACGCCGGGGCGGTGGTGAGCCAGGCCGAGACAGTCGCGGTCGCCAGCGAGGAGATGTCCTGCACCAGCAACGACATCTCCCGCAACTGCCACCTGGCAGCCGGCAGCTCCGGTCGCGCCAGCAGTTCGGCCCAAAGCGGCGCCGCCATCGTCAGGGAAACCGTTCAGGGGATGAACAGGATCGCTGACCACGTCCGCAACTCCGCCGGCGTGGTGGAGCAGTTGGGGACCCGTAGCGACCAGATCGGCGAGATCGTAGCCACCATCGAGGAAATAGCGGACCAGACCAACCTCCTGGCGCTCAACGCAGCCATCGAGGCCGCGCGCGCCGGAGAGCAGGGGCGCGGCTTCGCCGTCGTCGCGGACGAGGTCAGGGCGCTGGCCGAGCGGACCACCAAGGCGACCCGCGAGATCGGGACCATGATCAAGAACATCCAGCAGGAAACCAAACTGGCGGTACGGGCCATGGAAGAGGGTGTCGAGGAGGTGGCGCGGGGCACCGGCGAGGCGGCCCGCTCCGGTGAAGCACTCGAAGACATCCTGACCCAGATCAACGACGTCACCAGCCAGATCAACCAGATCGTGACCGCGGCCGAGGAGCAGACCGCCACCACCCAGGAGATCACCAACAACATCCACCAGATCTCGGGCACCGTGCAGCAAAGCGCCAATGGCGCCCAGGAGATCTCCGCAGCCTCCGAGCGGCTCTCCAGGCTCTCCGGCGAGATGCAGGAGATGGTACAGAGGTTCAGGCTTTAAAACCACCCCACCGGAAAGGGGACTGGCTCCGCCTGGTGCCCGTCCCCTTTCCCTTCCGTCCCCTTTCCCTTTTGCGCGGGTGCCCCGGCTGGTCCGAAGGCGTCAGCTCCTCACCGCCTGATTGGCATTGACGCGAACTCGTGTATTATATTCGCTATGCCAAAACCCCACCCGGACAAGAAACCCCACCTCGACATCCAGGAGAACGTGCCGCTGGCACCGTTCACTTCCTTCCGGATCGGCGGCCCGGCCCGCTTTCTGGTAGGCGCACGCGACCTGCGGGAACTCCAGGAGGCGCTGCGCCTCGCCCGCGCCATGAACCTCCCCTTCTGCATCCTGGGTGGTGGCAGCAATCTCCTCGTGAGCGACGACGGCTTCCCGGGGCTCGCCATACGGCTGCTCATGGACCGGGTCACCTTCTCGGGCGGCATGGTCCAGGTGCAGGGCGGCTTCGACCTGACCACGCTGGTCCACCGCACGGCCGATTGGGGGCTGTCGGGACTCGAATCGCTGGCGGGTATTCCCGGTACGGTGGGAGGCGCGGTGCGGGGGAATGCCGGGGCCTATGGCGGGGCCATCGGTGACGTCGTGGCCACGGTTTCGGCGCTCGACAGCACCACGCTCCAGACGCTGACGCTGCGCCGGGACCAATGCGACTTCGGCTACCGGGACAGCCGCTTCAAACGCGATCCCGGGCTGATCGTGGTAGGGACGCTGCTGGCGCTGTTACCGGGGGATCAGGACGAGATCCGGACCAAGGTGGCGCAGACCCTTGCCAAGCGGGAGGCGAAGCAGCTTTCCTGCGACCGGAGCGCGGGCTCGTTCTTCATGAACCCGGAGGTCAACGACGCCGCACTGGTCAGGAGATTCGAGGAGGAGCAGGGGGTGCGCTGCCGGGAGTGCCACATCCCGGCGGGCTGGCTCATCGACCAGGCGGGGCTGCGCAGTCTGAGCGTGGGGGGGGCGGCGGTGAGCCACAGGCACGCCAACTACCTGGTGAACACGGGGTCGGCCACCGCGGGGGATGTGGTGGAACTGGCGAGACTGGTGCGCCAGGAAGTGCGGCGGAAACTGGGAGTCGAGCTCAAGGAGGAGGTAAGCCCCCTCGGACTCGTCATTTAGGCGGGCGAGGCGACGCGCCTGAAATCCGCCAGGGCCCGCTCCATCTCCCCGAGCAGTTCCGGCAGCCCCGATCGCTCCTGTTCCAGCTGTGCCGACTGCTCCATCTTGAGAGCGACCTCGCGCATCACTTCAGCGCCGATGCTGGCGGCGGCTCCCTTGATGCTATGGGCCTGCAGGCGCACCTCAGGATAGTCCTCCGCCTCGACCGCCTTCCGCAAAAGGACCATCAGCTTGTCCGTGCTGTCCAGATACTTCTCCACGAACATCTCCACGAACTCGTCATCCCCCAGCCGCCGCACCAGGCCGTCCCGATCGAAGACCGGCACCCCTGTACGCTCCGGCTTACCCTCCTGTTCCGGCGCCCCAGCGGACGTGGGCGACACGCCGTGCCCGGGTGCGCCCTCATGCTGTACCGGCCCGACCACCTCGACCGTCCTCCCCCGCGCGGCGGAATCAGGTGCGGTCCCGTTGTCCGGAGCGATCGTGGCGCACTCCGGGATCCAGCGCAGCAGCACCTCGGCCAGTTGCCGGGAGTCGAAAGGCTTGCTGAGGTAGTCGTCCATTCCCGCCGCGAGGCAGAGCTCGCGATCGCCGGCCAGGGCGTTGGCGGTCAAGGCCACCACCGGCAGGTGCCCTCCCCCCTCGTTCCGCTCCCGCTCCCTTATGGCGCGGGTGGCGGCGAAGCCGTCCATGTGCGGCATCTGGCAATCCATGAAGACCAGGTCATACCCCCCCTGCGCCGAGGCGGCAACGGCAAGTTCCCCGTCGGCGACGATCTGCACGCGGCAGGAAAGCTGCCCCAGCATATGCCGCACCACGTCCTGGTTCACCGGGTTGTCCTCCGCCACGAGGATGTGGGCGTCGAATACCGGCTTCGCCCCCCCCTCCAGCGGGGCCGACTGGTACGCCAGGCTTTCCGGTACCTCCTTGAGCACCTGGAGCCTGACGCTGAACCAGAAGGTGGAGCCGACGCCGTACTCGCTGCTGAGACCTAGTTCCCCTTCCATCAGCTGGGCCAGCTGCCGGGAGATGGCCAATCCCAGCCCGGTCCCTCCGAAGGTCCTGGTAGTCGAATAGTCCGCCTGGGAGAAACTCTCGAAGATGTGGGCCTGCGCCTCGGGGCGGATGCCGATCCCGGTGTCCGCCACCTCGAACCTGAGCCACCCTTCCCCCTGCTCCTCCAGCGGTGCCGCGGTCAAGCGCACCTCACCGCGGCTGGTGAACTTGACCGCGTTCCCAAGGAGGTTCACCAGGATCTGGCGCAGACGCACCGGGTCACCGACAACGTAGCGCGGCAACCGTGGGTCGAGGTGCAACGAGATGCCCACCCCTTTTCGCTGCGCCCCCGCCGCGAAGATCTCCAGCACGCCGCCGAGTATGTCGTGCAGGTCGATTGGGGCGGGCTCGAGCTCCATGCGCCCCGCCTCGATCTTGGAGAAGTCCAGGATGTCGTTGATGATGGACAGCAGCGACTCGCCGGAATTACGCACCGCCTCGGCGAAGCGGCGCTGTTCGCCGCCGAGTCCGCTTTCCAACAGTACCCCGATCATCCCCAGCACTCCGTTCATCGGGGTCCGGATCTCGTGGCTCATGTTGGCGAGAAACTGGGACTTGGCGAGGCTCGCGGCTTCGGCCGCCTCCTTTGATAATCGCAGCTCCGCCACGGTCTGGTTCAACTCCCGGTTGGCAGCCGAGAGCTGTCCGGTACGACGCTGCACCTCCCCCTCCAGTTCCTGGCGCTGCGCCTCCAGTTGCTGGTCGCGCCGCTGGATCTGGACCAGCATCTCGTTGAACCCATCTATCAGGGTCCCCAGTTCGTCATCCCCCTGCTTTTGGGCCCGCATGTAGTAGTTCTTCTCCACCGAGACCGCCTTGATCACCTGCGCCAGATGCGTGATGGGCGTCGAGATCAGGCGCTGAAGCCGCGAAGCGATGAAGTAAACGAGGAGCAGGGCGCTCAGCATCACCCCGGTTACCAGGAGGAAGAAACGGGCCAACCGGTCGGTGAACTCGCGGGGGTCGGACTGCAGGACCACGGTGCCGATCTGCTGGCCGTCCAGCAGGATGCGGTGGACGCCATAGATGTCTTCGCCTATGGCGAGGGGTGAGCGGGAACGCTGCAGGGTGGAGTTGAAGCTGCCCCGGTCGATGCTAAGCCGGGCACCGGCCGTGACGGCGAACGGAAGGGAACGTGCCGGCTTCCCCGGCGCCAGGTAACGGGCCAGCACCGTGTCGTCCTGCAGCACGATGAAGGCGGTGCGTATGTACGGTTTGGCCCGGAGGGCTGCGAGGGTGTCCCCGGCGGCCTGCCGGTCGTTGAAGGCCACCGCGGCGGAGCTGTTGTTGCCGATGATCTCCGCGAGTGCCGTGAGCTCGGTCTGCATCTCGGTCCGGAACCGGTTCGCCTCGTTCACCACGAACGCCGCCGAAACCAGCGCCAGCACAACGGCGTTGGTGAAAAGCAGCATGGCAATGAGTTTTCGTCTGATGGAGAGGTCGCGGAGCCGTTTGATCATCTACTTTCCTGTTGCTGGGGGCGCGGCGCAAGCTGCGTGATCCCACGAAAATCTTGGTAATCCTTAGCTGATTACTCGGCATCAACCACGGATACTTTAGCTGCAAATGCTCCTGACGGGGGTTTCGTGAGGTTTCAGGTGGGAGGGTTCAGGCTGGGGCGACCTGTTTCAGCCATTCGACCTGGCGCGGCGACAGCCCCTGGTCGAACATCACCCCGATCCCGGGGATGCTGCGGCATCCTCCCCAGGGGATGCTCCAGCAGACGCCGGCCTGAAGAGCCTCTTCTGCCAACGCCGGGAAGCGAAGCCAAACGCGGTCGGTCTTGGCGAAGGGATCGGTGGTCTGTATGAAGGCCCCTCCCTGGGAGATGTTGACGGTGAAGGTCTTGAGCGCCGCGGTGGACGGGAGGCCGTCGCGGGAAAGAAGCAGACTCAGGTAACTGTCCTTCCTGGCGAAACGCCTCAGGCAACGGGCTGGGAAGGTGCCA
Encoded here:
- a CDS encoding c(7)-type cytochrome triheme domain-containing protein, coding for MDSGIMRKGMRVLSRAVPACALVLVMSSGGSAMDRSELAKVLKTIPPNGPFAKFGNVTMRTRAKEAGMAPVVFPHWVHRARYTCRVCHLELNFGMKRGDTGITRALYTKGKFCGVCHNGTTAFGVQKADAQCHRCHMENTRDLDKRFEEFAEGLPLASFGNGIDWAAAYRDGSIRPMNSINGEIALPFPDKLKQPLKLGTASPRSDVSFSHQEHFAELDCSSCHPDIFNIKMKSTTAFTMETNIYGNFCGACHMLVSFPMNDCRRCHKGMSNSIGY
- a CDS encoding GNAT family N-acetyltransferase, which gives rise to MQPNETHEEETPRIRQMIIEDLPEVFHIGEEVFTAEYSQSLYRTWDEYEITTLFNSDNELCIVAEHDDRILGFALGTTVKKHHSPWKYGYLVWLGVRRELQKLQVGARLFKELKRRFKEQGVRMIIIDTSADNAPAIRFFKKHGFDNVQEHLYMTLNLSKRHKKKPVKKS
- a CDS encoding autotransporter assembly complex protein TamA, which encodes MAQPEAAPLVVPMPRTLVTYLRLAVCAAWLLCHAAPLCAKEPVLVDVSGVEGDALDNVRRALELPHGLVRDGKVDRLWLDRFARQAPEKARTALQPYGFYRAKVVAAVREEGEKSRVEVVVDPGEPVRVVEVDLKLEGEGAEQKEMRRQAASFPLAAGRVLLQTDYERGKSALQAQAQNLGYLDADFPRHEIRISPDLATARILLTLNTGARYFFDGTHIEGAGDYPDTFLKRFIAFKEGDPFSYAKLGETQLNFANSERFRQVVVTPQREEAKEHKVPVLVRLTSAPRRTLRPGVGYGTDTGGRLSVHYRDLNLAHEGNDLDLSLYVAERLQGFAGRYTVPSESDLRSSTSIQLNLQRETVSSYQTRLAAMEFDRNFGLGRGELATPYLKIQQENYKVANVSSKSRLVLPGFRFSKDRFNDMIRPTSGYRFSVDLRGAHQYFGSDTALVQAIGNASVLVPVPGRFTFHARVNTGYSVLTDPLAELPPSIRFFAGGDQSVRGYTYQSLGPRDAAGRVVGGKHLLVGSVELERALFKNWGVSVFDDIGNAFNDFANIDLMQGAGVGVHYYTAVGGLNLYLAHPFAAGASPVRIHFTVGFEF
- a CDS encoding M20 family metallopeptidase; the protein is MSGRLEEVMAAIDPARLKATLSDLLDIYSPSGKEEDIQLYLEDLLSRAGFSVERQEVEEERYNLRVTMGEDEPRLYLVGHVDTVPAWDLEEFGAREEGEMVRGLGSADMKGGCAAMVETWLALAQALKPGRRPSVGLLLVVGEEENGDGSAAFLKDVRAPWAVIGEPTSLSACFAHFGYLEAGFVTRGVRSHSSLPELGHNAVESMLRVLLHLGKDSLFKRGESEIVYSIREMRSSQKGFVVPDRCEAWIDLHLPPERDPDSVEQAIRRIIAGAGQFIPGLDLSVAFDFASAGYNLGTDNALARILEQTYQRLGLTLKFEAFRSHSDGNLFHAAGCRPLILGPGALEISHTPEEQVSFAEVLAAARIYAALCLGMDQYAGLALERRGALNCFDRQASWVGCVTGGRS
- a CDS encoding c(7)-type cytochrome triheme domain-containing protein → MKRLFLVGLILFCGAGVLWGAGTKKKKPLPQDFGSVTISNFSQQAGMAPVVFDHWVHRKNYTCRLCHVDIGFGMTANSTQIRAVDNSKRFFCGVCHNGSSTINKVKIFDSCATSYTREEYKRCVKCHALEKDPAKEEAFYRLQEKMPRETFGNGINWEKAEETGQLKLIDSLEGVSFKKSSMKVQKDFALKGKVDGMPDIIFSHQKHTVWNGCEVCHPDIFVGIKKGATKYSMIDLFDGRYCGVCHDKVAFPQSDCKRCHSKPV
- a CDS encoding exo-beta-N-acetylmuramidase NamZ family protein, with amino-acid sequence MLFLLFPLTCRAETVKTGAQVLSEQGFLPLQGKRFALVTNQSAMVGDTHLLALMEQKGVKPALIFSPEHGLKGKAEDGVKLADDVSAPVPVKSLYGASKKPRPDDLNGIDLMVFDIQDAGARFYTYISTMGLAMQAAAEAGIPFMVLDRPNPLGGDYVAGFVREQIPGSFTSLYPIPLAHGLTVGELAGMIKGERMLPDLEKLDLRVVRMQGWQREMRWQDTGLAWVATSPNLAAIESVLLYPGTGLLEGTGASEGRGSTRPFQIAGWPGIDAKALALRLNEAQLPGLRFDPLQFTPVRLPGVSSAPKYRDREVAGVSIEITDYRKVLPVETGVALLAALQAALPEKSRALFFRGGIDDMAGSPQLRKGLQDGEAATAIEARWTPGVKRFLEQRKPYLLY